From Microbacterium invictum, the proteins below share one genomic window:
- a CDS encoding SLC13 family permease — MTLDLAIVLVLLVAAIVMFAIGKPRMDVVAVVMIVALPLTGILSLSETFAGFADPNVVLIAALFVVGEGLSRTGVTYRMGDWLARTAGTNQARLIVLLMLSVALLGAIMSSTGVVAIFIPVALSIATRTGISPRQLMMPISLAGLISGMLTLIATTPNLIADAELTRSGFDGLGFFSFTPIGLVILALGIGYMLFARRLLGDGGTKRPPRRTFDSLLVDYDVDVRTHRYRVGSRSPLSGETTADIDMGSWRARVLMIARNRLFRPTVRTSADATQVKRGDVLYIDAAIPDAQLEKFDLTRLEPTEEFFDSYSRQLGLAEILIGPDSIAAGKTLREMRFHATYDLVVLGVRHSGHNVTGEYVTAPLAIGDTLLASGAWDAFEKLSTRDHGFIVLDLPAEVSEVAPAANQAPFALASVAVMVVLMVTGIVPNVIAALIACLLLGIFRCVDMASAYRAIHWPTILLIVGMLPFATALQQTGGIDLVVDGLFAVLGGAGPSVMLAGIFVITAVIGLFVSNTATAVLMAPIAISTAAQLEMSPYPFVMMVILAASAAFMTPVSSPVNTLVVEPGRYSFGDFVKVGVPFTVVVLIVSVLLVPVLFPL, encoded by the coding sequence ATGACACTGGATCTGGCGATCGTACTCGTGCTGCTGGTCGCCGCGATCGTCATGTTCGCGATCGGCAAGCCCCGCATGGACGTGGTGGCTGTCGTGATGATCGTGGCGCTGCCGCTCACCGGCATCCTGAGCCTCAGCGAGACGTTCGCGGGGTTCGCCGACCCGAACGTGGTGCTCATCGCCGCGCTGTTCGTCGTGGGTGAGGGGCTCTCGCGCACCGGGGTCACCTATCGCATGGGCGACTGGCTGGCCCGCACCGCCGGCACGAACCAGGCGCGGCTCATTGTGCTGCTCATGCTGTCGGTCGCGCTGCTGGGCGCGATCATGAGCTCGACCGGGGTGGTGGCGATCTTCATCCCGGTGGCGCTGAGCATCGCCACGCGCACCGGCATCTCGCCACGACAGCTGATGATGCCGATCAGCCTCGCGGGGCTCATCAGCGGCATGCTCACCCTCATCGCGACGACCCCGAACCTGATAGCGGATGCCGAGCTGACGCGCAGCGGGTTCGATGGGCTCGGGTTCTTCAGCTTCACCCCGATCGGTCTCGTGATCCTCGCACTCGGCATCGGCTACATGCTGTTCGCCCGGCGACTGCTCGGCGACGGTGGTACCAAGCGGCCCCCACGGCGCACGTTCGACTCGCTGCTGGTCGACTACGACGTCGACGTGCGCACCCACCGCTATCGGGTGGGGTCGCGTTCGCCGCTGTCCGGCGAGACGACCGCCGACATCGACATGGGCAGCTGGCGTGCCCGGGTGCTGATGATCGCGCGCAACCGGCTCTTCCGGCCGACCGTCCGCACATCCGCCGACGCCACACAGGTCAAGCGCGGCGACGTGCTGTACATCGACGCCGCGATCCCCGACGCCCAGCTCGAGAAGTTCGACCTCACCCGGCTGGAGCCGACCGAGGAGTTCTTTGACTCGTACTCCCGGCAGCTGGGGCTGGCGGAAATCCTGATCGGGCCCGATTCGATCGCCGCAGGCAAGACGCTGCGCGAGATGCGGTTCCATGCGACGTATGACCTCGTCGTCCTCGGCGTGCGGCACTCCGGGCACAACGTCACCGGCGAGTACGTGACCGCGCCGCTCGCGATCGGCGACACGCTGCTGGCGTCGGGGGCGTGGGACGCGTTCGAGAAGCTCAGTACCCGCGACCACGGGTTCATCGTGCTCGACCTGCCGGCCGAGGTCAGCGAGGTCGCCCCGGCCGCCAACCAGGCGCCGTTCGCGCTCGCGAGCGTCGCGGTCATGGTGGTGCTCATGGTCACCGGCATCGTGCCGAACGTGATCGCGGCGCTCATCGCCTGCCTGCTGCTGGGCATCTTCCGGTGCGTCGACATGGCCAGCGCCTATCGGGCCATCCACTGGCCGACGATCCTGCTGATCGTGGGCATGCTGCCGTTTGCGACGGCGCTCCAGCAGACCGGCGGCATCGACCTGGTCGTCGATGGGCTGTTCGCCGTGCTCGGCGGCGCCGGACCGTCCGTGATGCTGGCCGGCATCTTCGTGATCACCGCCGTCATCGGGCTGTTCGTCTCGAACACCGCGACAGCGGTGCTCATGGCGCCGATCGCGATCAGCACGGCGGCGCAGCTCGAGATGTCGCCGTATCCGTTCGTGATGATGGTGATCCTCGCCGCCTCGGCGGCCTTCATGACACCGGTCTCCTCACCGGTGAACACGCTGGTGGTCGAGCCCGGCCGGTACAGCTTCGGCGACTTCGTCAAAGTGGGTGTGCCGTTCACCGTCGTCGTGCTGATCGTGAGCGTGCTGCTCGTGCCCGTGCTGTTCCCGCTTTAG